The following proteins are co-located in the Dromiciops gliroides isolate mDroGli1 chromosome 2, mDroGli1.pri, whole genome shotgun sequence genome:
- the LOC122739431 gene encoding 40S ribosomal protein S12-like gives MAEEGIAGGGVMDVNTTLQEVMKITVIHDGLACAICEATKALDKCQAYLCVLASNCDEPMYVKLVEALCAEHQINLIKVDDNKKLGEWLALCKTGREGKPCKVVGCSCVVVKDYGKESQAEDVIKEYFK, from the coding sequence ATGGCTGAGGAAGGCATTGCTGGTGGAGGTGTAATGGATGTTAACACCACCCTACAAGAAGTTATGAAGATCACAGTCATCCATGATGGCCTAGCTTGTGCAATTTGTGAAGCCACCAAAGCCTTGGACAAATGCCAAGCCTATCTTTGTGTTCTTGCTTCCAACTGTGATGAACCTATGTATGTAAAATTGGTTGAAGCCCTGTGTGCTGAGCACCAAATTAACTTGATCAAGGTTGATGACAACAAGAAGTTGGGTGAATGGTTAGCCCTCTGTAAaactgggagagagggaaagcccTGCAAAGTGGTTGGCTGCAGTTGCGTTGTGGTTAAAGATTATGGCAAGGAATCTCAGGCCgaagatgtcatcaaagaatattttaaatga